The proteins below come from a single Rosa rugosa chromosome 2, drRosRugo1.1, whole genome shotgun sequence genomic window:
- the LOC133731274 gene encoding phosphatidylinositol:ceramide inositolphosphotransferase 2-like — protein WCLQELGEERAYISETLFTFIFLSFVLTCQFLRILTFYSTHLPGPNYHCREFRGVYYGCGDLIFSSHMIFSLTFVHTYQKYGTQRN, from the exons TGGTGTTTGCAGGAGCTTGGGGAAGAGAGAGCTTACATTAGTGAAACCTTGTTCACCTTCATCTTTTTATCCTTTGTCTTG ACTTGTCAGTTTCTTCGAATCCTGACATTCTACTCCACCCACCTTCCTGGTCCAAATTACCATTGTCGTGAG TTCCGAGGGGTGTACTATGGCTGTGGCGATTTGATTTTTTCATCACACATGATCTTTAGTCTCACCTTTGTGCACACTTATCAGAAATATGGCACACAAAG aaactga